A window of Pedococcus aerophilus contains these coding sequences:
- a CDS encoding MerR family transcriptional regulator produces the protein MTARTPRQSMAIGAVLAALREDFPDVTISKIRFLEAEGLVTPARTGSGYRTYTAADVDRLRYVLTAQRDHFWPLKVIRDALDALDRGLTPERGSSSGMPRPSVPAPVTDPDVPAADALTEQGTLRLTRDELAAAAGLDPATMDALETFGLVRPDAGGHYGDAALSIAHTAGALAAYGVEPRHLRPFRTAADREIGLVQQVVTPLRAASGRTGRGGAATDPTGDVLRLCVALHTALVKDGLHRG, from the coding sequence GTGACCGCTCGCACCCCTCGGCAGTCCATGGCGATCGGGGCGGTCCTCGCGGCGTTGCGTGAGGACTTCCCGGACGTCACCATCTCCAAGATCCGCTTCCTCGAGGCGGAGGGTCTGGTCACCCCGGCACGGACCGGCTCCGGCTACCGCACCTACACCGCTGCCGACGTGGACCGGCTCCGGTACGTCCTCACCGCCCAGCGCGACCACTTCTGGCCGCTCAAGGTCATCCGCGACGCCCTCGACGCCCTCGACCGCGGCCTGACCCCGGAGCGCGGCTCGTCCTCCGGTATGCCGCGGCCTTCGGTCCCCGCGCCGGTCACCGACCCCGACGTGCCCGCCGCCGACGCCCTCACGGAGCAGGGCACCCTGCGACTGACCCGGGACGAGCTCGCAGCAGCAGCAGGCCTGGACCCCGCCACGATGGACGCGCTGGAGACCTTCGGGCTGGTGCGCCCGGACGCCGGTGGGCACTACGGCGACGCGGCGCTGAGCATCGCCCACACCGCCGGCGCCCTCGCTGCATACGGGGTCGAGCCGCGTCACCTGCGCCCGTTCCGGACCGCCGCCGACCGAGAGATCGGGCTGGTCCAGCAGGTCGTCACCCCGTTGCGGGCAGCCTCCGGGCGGACCGGTCGTGGCGGTGCTGCCACGGACCCGACAGGAGACGTGCTGCGCCTCTGCGTCGCCCTGCACACCGCCCTCGTCAAGGACGGACTGCACCGCGGCTGA